Proteins from one Triticum aestivum cultivar Chinese Spring chromosome 7A, IWGSC CS RefSeq v2.1, whole genome shotgun sequence genomic window:
- the LOC123148410 gene encoding sodium/hydrogen exchanger 8 isoform X4, with protein MALLLEAVLTVYRVCFLPSDGDRCRARRRRALCRRVPRAGRRLPPPPRRHARPLHHRPPCPRCRPRVISLTVWFVNTVQHPEYGTKDGLGKLGVGMRIWANINPDLLLAAFLPALLFESAFSMEAHQIKKCMAQMLLLAGPGVLMSTFLLGTALKLTSPYDWNWETSLLLGGLLSATDPVAVVAVLKELGTSKKLSTIIEGESLMNDGVSVVVYQLFLQMVLGRSFNTGSILMFLSEVSLGAVALGLAFAIISLLWLGFTFNDTILEMTLTLAVSYIAFYTVQDALKYSGILTVTALGMFYAAFAKTTFKGDNRRSLHDFWEIVAYIANTLIFILSGVIIADGVLRHNVHFERHGTSWGFLLLLYFYVQMARAAVVGALYLLLRYFGYGLDLKEAIIIVWSGLRGAVSLSLALSVKRASDTAQPFLKPEVGTMLRMLNYTRHEILNNTLEAFGDLKDDEELGPADWVTVKKYITGLSNLEDEHAHPHDDNHDHVHTMNLKDGRVRLLNGVQASYWAMLDQGQITQATANILMRSVDEAMDLVSSRPLCDWNSLQSSVHFPSYYRFLSASMLPQSFITYFTVQRLESGCYICAAFLRAHRTARRQLQDFLGDSEIAKIVIDESNAGGEEARKFLEEVGCTFPQLLCVLKTRQVTYAVLTHLSENVQNLWKTGLLEEKEMAHLDDAWQTDLKKLKRNPQLVKMPRVGDLLGTHPLVGMLPAAVRAPLLSNTKEKVKGHGAALYMEGSRATGIWIVSIGAVKWRSQRLSSRHSLHPIFPHGSTLGLYEVLTGKSCLCDMITDSLVRCFFIEAEKIDQLRWSDPSVEAFLWQESAAVIAKLLIPRVFEKMTMQETRLLVSTGSTMNLYTKGEDIMLEHNYIGILLEGTLKAENQNSILPPGVLLPSNMDLELLGLESSAMNRMDSCYSADSYQVEAQARVLIFEVGRLFTEANGQRNQPGGSFSAEALQLSVEESTGEEQVIITVDSPNKLPLGDSSAGSSSGVTRGS; from the exons ATGGCACTTCTTCTGGAAGCAGTACTGACAGTATATCGAGTCTGCTTCCTCCCTTCCGATGGCGACCGCTGCCGTGCCCGACGACGCCGTGCTCTTTGCCGGCGTGTCCCTCGTGCTGGGCGCCGCCTGCCGCCACCTCCTCGACGGCACGCGCGTCCCCTACACCATCGCCCTCCTTGTCCTCGGTGTCGCCCTAGGGTCATTAG TCTGACAGTTTGGTTTGTAAATACTGTTCAACATCCAGAGTACGGGACAAAAGACGGTCTAGGCAAACTTGGAGTTGGCATGCGTATCT GGGCTAACATAAATCCTGATCTTCTCCTGGCTGCTTTCCTTCCGGCCCTTTTGTTTGAGAGTGCCTTCTCAATGGAAGCACACCAGATAAAG AAATGCATGGCGCAGATGCTCTTACTTGCTGGTCCTGGTGTACTAATGTCAACATTTTTGCTTGGCACTGCTCTCAAG CTTACTTCTCCATATGATTGGAACTGGGAAACATCATTGTTGCTTGGTGGTCTGCTTAGTGCCACTGATCCTGTGGCCGTGGTTGCAGTTCTAAAAGAGCTTGGAACAAGTAAAAAGCTCAGTACGATTATTGAGGGAGAATCCTTGATGAACGATGG GGTTTCTGTTGTTGTCTATCAGTTATTCTTACAAATGGTGCTCGGAAGAAGCTTCAATACAGGGTCTATATTGATGTTCTTATCGGAAGTTTCACTTGGAGC TGTTGCTCTGGGCCTTGCATTTGCAATCATATCTTTACTATGGCTTGGCTTTACTTTCAATGATACAATCTTGGAGATGACGCTAACTCTTGCTGTCAGCTATATTGCTTTCTATACT GTGCAAGATGCACTGAAGTACTCTGGTATTTTGACCGTCACAGCTTTGGGAAT GTTCTATGCAGCTTTTGCAAAAACTACTTTTAAGGGCGACAATCGCCGAAGTTTGCATGATTTCTG GGAAATAGTTGCTTACATTGCGAACACACTTATTTTCATACTGAG TGGGGTTATTATTGCAGATGGCGTGCTAAGACATAATGTCCATTTTGAGAGGCACG GCACTTCATGGGGGTTTCTTCTTCTGCTCTATTTCTATGTACAAATGGCACGGGCTGCAGTTGTCGGTGCTCTGTATCTTTTGTTGCGCTACTTTGGGTATGGTTTGGACTTAAAAGAAGCCATAATTATTGTTTGGTCTGGGCTGCGAGGTGCTGTTTCCCTATCATTAGCGCTGTCTGTTAAA CGTGCTAGTGATACAGCTCAACCTTTTCTGAAACCAGAAGTCGGAACAATG CTTCGCATGTTGAATTATACTAGACATGAAATTCTAAACAATACATTAGAAGCTTTTGGTGATCTCAAAGATGATGAGGAGCTTGGTCCTGCTGACTGGGTTACAGTTAAGAAATATATCACAGGCTTGAGTAACTTGGAAGATGAACATGCACATCCACATGATGACAATCATGATCACGTACATACCATGAATTTAAAGGATGGTCGAGTGCGTCTTTTGAATG GTGTGCAAGCCAGTTACTGGGCAATGCTTGACCAGGGACAGATAACTCAAGCTACAGCAAATATTTTGATGCGATCAGTTGATGAAGCTATGGATCTTGTTTCTAGCCGACCATTATGCGATTGGAACAGTTTGCAGTCCAGTGTCCATTTCCCAAGTTACTATAGGTTCCTTTCTGCAAGCATGTTACCACAAAGTTTTATCACATACTTCACAGTACAAAGATTGGAGTCAGGATGTTACATCTGTGCTGCATTTCTTCGTGCTCATAGAACTGCAAGGAGACAACTACAAGATTTTCTTG GTGATAGTGAGATTGCAAAAATTGTTATTGATGAAAGTAATGCTGGGGGAGAGGAAGCTAGGAAGTTCTTGGAAGAAGTTGGCTGTACATTCCCTCAG CTTCTTTGTGTGCTAAAGACTCGACAAGTAACATATGCTGTATTGACACACTTGAGTGAGAATGTTCAAAACCTATGGAAGACTGGGTTACTGGAAGAAAAAGAAATGGCACATCTGGATGATGCTTGGCAG ACAGACCTGAAGAAGCTTAAGAGGAATCCACAATTAGTGAAAATGCCAAGAGTTGGCGATCTTTTAGGCACTCATCCATTAGTCGGCATGCTGCCTGCTGCTGTGCGTGCTCCTTTGTTAAGCAATACAAAAGAAAAAGTAAAAGGGCATGGTGCAGCCCTATATATGGAAGGCTCAAGAGCAACTGGTATATGGATTGTTTCGATCGGAGCAGTAAAG TGGAGAAGTCAGAGGCTAAGCAGCAGGCATTCTTTGCACCCAATTTTCCCACATGGAAGCACTTTGGGTCTATACGAGGTGCTAACAGGAAAGTCTTGTCTCTGTGACATGATTACAGATTCTCTCGTGCGCTGTTTCTTTATTGAAGCtgaaaagatagatcaattgcGTTGGTCAGATCCTTCTGTTGAGGCTTTTCTGTGGCAG GAAAGTGCTGCAGTCATTGCTAAGCTCTTGATCCCACGTGTGTTCGAGAAAATGACAATGCAAGAGACGCGGCTTCTCGTCAGCACAGGATCTACTATGAACTTGTACACCAAGGGTGAAGACATCATGCTCGAGCATAATTACATCGGCATCTTACTAGAAGGAACTTTGAAGGCGGAGAACCAAAACAGCATCTTACCTCCAGGAGTGCTGCTGCCATCAAACATGGACCTGGAGTTACTTGGTCTGGAGTCTTCAG CTATGAACCGTATGGACAGTTGCTACTCAGCAGACAGCTATCAGGTGGAAGCCCAAGCTAGAGTTCTCATCTTCGAAGTAGGGAGGCTGTTCACGGAGGCCAATGGGCAGAGGAACCAGCCGGGTGGTAGCTTCTCTGCTGAAGCCTTGCAGCTCAGCGTGGaagaatccactggagaagaacaAGTCATCATTACCGTCGACTCTCCGAACAAGCTGCCCTTGGGTGATTCATCAGCTGGCTCATCATCTGGCGTGACGCGAGGCAGCTGA
- the LOC123148410 gene encoding sodium/hydrogen exchanger 8 isoform X6 has translation MALLLEAVLTVYRVCFLPSDGDRCRARRRRALCRRVPRAGRRLPPPPRRHARPLHHRPPCPRCRPRVISLTVWFVNTVQHPEYGTKDGLGKLGVGMRIWANINPDLLLAAFLPALLFESAFSMEAHQIKKCMAQMLLLAGPGVLMSTFLLGTALKLTSPYDWNWETSLLLGGLLSATDPVAVVAVLKELGTSKKLSTIIEGESLMNDGVSVVVYQLFLQMVLGRSFNTGSILMFLSEVSLGAVALGLAFAIISLLWLGFTFNDTILEMTLTLAVSYIAFYTVQDALKYSGILTVTALGMFYAAFAKTTFKGDNRRSLHDFWEIVAYIANTLIFILSGVIIADGVLRHNVHFERHGTSWGFLLLLYFYVQMARAAVVGALYLLLRYFGYGLDLKEAIIIVWSGLRGAVSLSLALSVKRASDTAQPFLKPEVGTMFVFFTGGIVFLTLILNGSTTQFLLHALGMDNLSVTKLRMLNYTRHEILNNTLEAFGDLKDDEELGPADWVTVKKYITGLSNLEDEHAHPHDDNHDHVHTMNLKDGRVRLLNGVQASYWAMLDQGQITQATANILMRSVDEAMDLVSSRPLCDWNSLQSSVHFPSYYRFLSASMLPQSFITYFTVQRLESGCYICAAFLRAHRTARRQLQDFLGDSEIAKIVIDESNAGGEEARKFLEEVGCTFPQLLCVLKTRQVTYAVLTHLSENVQNLWKTGLLEEKEMAHLDDAWQTDLKKLKRNPQLVKMPRVGDLLGTHPLVGMLPAAVRAPLLSNTKEKVKGHGAALYMEGSRATGIWIVSIGAVKESAAVIAKLLIPRVFEKMTMQETRLLVSTGSTMNLYTKGEDIMLEHNYIGILLEGTLKAENQNSILPPGVLLPSNMDLELLGLESSAMNRMDSCYSADSYQVEAQARVLIFEVGRLFTEANGQRNQPGGSFSAEALQLSVEESTGEEQVIITVDSPNKLPLGDSSAGSSSGVTRGS, from the exons ATGGCACTTCTTCTGGAAGCAGTACTGACAGTATATCGAGTCTGCTTCCTCCCTTCCGATGGCGACCGCTGCCGTGCCCGACGACGCCGTGCTCTTTGCCGGCGTGTCCCTCGTGCTGGGCGCCGCCTGCCGCCACCTCCTCGACGGCACGCGCGTCCCCTACACCATCGCCCTCCTTGTCCTCGGTGTCGCCCTAGGGTCATTAG TCTGACAGTTTGGTTTGTAAATACTGTTCAACATCCAGAGTACGGGACAAAAGACGGTCTAGGCAAACTTGGAGTTGGCATGCGTATCT GGGCTAACATAAATCCTGATCTTCTCCTGGCTGCTTTCCTTCCGGCCCTTTTGTTTGAGAGTGCCTTCTCAATGGAAGCACACCAGATAAAG AAATGCATGGCGCAGATGCTCTTACTTGCTGGTCCTGGTGTACTAATGTCAACATTTTTGCTTGGCACTGCTCTCAAG CTTACTTCTCCATATGATTGGAACTGGGAAACATCATTGTTGCTTGGTGGTCTGCTTAGTGCCACTGATCCTGTGGCCGTGGTTGCAGTTCTAAAAGAGCTTGGAACAAGTAAAAAGCTCAGTACGATTATTGAGGGAGAATCCTTGATGAACGATGG GGTTTCTGTTGTTGTCTATCAGTTATTCTTACAAATGGTGCTCGGAAGAAGCTTCAATACAGGGTCTATATTGATGTTCTTATCGGAAGTTTCACTTGGAGC TGTTGCTCTGGGCCTTGCATTTGCAATCATATCTTTACTATGGCTTGGCTTTACTTTCAATGATACAATCTTGGAGATGACGCTAACTCTTGCTGTCAGCTATATTGCTTTCTATACT GTGCAAGATGCACTGAAGTACTCTGGTATTTTGACCGTCACAGCTTTGGGAAT GTTCTATGCAGCTTTTGCAAAAACTACTTTTAAGGGCGACAATCGCCGAAGTTTGCATGATTTCTG GGAAATAGTTGCTTACATTGCGAACACACTTATTTTCATACTGAG TGGGGTTATTATTGCAGATGGCGTGCTAAGACATAATGTCCATTTTGAGAGGCACG GCACTTCATGGGGGTTTCTTCTTCTGCTCTATTTCTATGTACAAATGGCACGGGCTGCAGTTGTCGGTGCTCTGTATCTTTTGTTGCGCTACTTTGGGTATGGTTTGGACTTAAAAGAAGCCATAATTATTGTTTGGTCTGGGCTGCGAGGTGCTGTTTCCCTATCATTAGCGCTGTCTGTTAAA CGTGCTAGTGATACAGCTCAACCTTTTCTGAAACCAGAAGTCGGAACAATG TTTGTGTTCTTCACTGGCGGCATCGTGTTTCTGACACTAATATTGAATGGTTCTACCACACAATTTTTGTTGCACGCACTTGGTATGGACAACCTGTCAGTAACAAAG CTTCGCATGTTGAATTATACTAGACATGAAATTCTAAACAATACATTAGAAGCTTTTGGTGATCTCAAAGATGATGAGGAGCTTGGTCCTGCTGACTGGGTTACAGTTAAGAAATATATCACAGGCTTGAGTAACTTGGAAGATGAACATGCACATCCACATGATGACAATCATGATCACGTACATACCATGAATTTAAAGGATGGTCGAGTGCGTCTTTTGAATG GTGTGCAAGCCAGTTACTGGGCAATGCTTGACCAGGGACAGATAACTCAAGCTACAGCAAATATTTTGATGCGATCAGTTGATGAAGCTATGGATCTTGTTTCTAGCCGACCATTATGCGATTGGAACAGTTTGCAGTCCAGTGTCCATTTCCCAAGTTACTATAGGTTCCTTTCTGCAAGCATGTTACCACAAAGTTTTATCACATACTTCACAGTACAAAGATTGGAGTCAGGATGTTACATCTGTGCTGCATTTCTTCGTGCTCATAGAACTGCAAGGAGACAACTACAAGATTTTCTTG GTGATAGTGAGATTGCAAAAATTGTTATTGATGAAAGTAATGCTGGGGGAGAGGAAGCTAGGAAGTTCTTGGAAGAAGTTGGCTGTACATTCCCTCAG CTTCTTTGTGTGCTAAAGACTCGACAAGTAACATATGCTGTATTGACACACTTGAGTGAGAATGTTCAAAACCTATGGAAGACTGGGTTACTGGAAGAAAAAGAAATGGCACATCTGGATGATGCTTGGCAG ACAGACCTGAAGAAGCTTAAGAGGAATCCACAATTAGTGAAAATGCCAAGAGTTGGCGATCTTTTAGGCACTCATCCATTAGTCGGCATGCTGCCTGCTGCTGTGCGTGCTCCTTTGTTAAGCAATACAAAAGAAAAAGTAAAAGGGCATGGTGCAGCCCTATATATGGAAGGCTCAAGAGCAACTGGTATATGGATTGTTTCGATCGGAGCAGTAAAG GAAAGTGCTGCAGTCATTGCTAAGCTCTTGATCCCACGTGTGTTCGAGAAAATGACAATGCAAGAGACGCGGCTTCTCGTCAGCACAGGATCTACTATGAACTTGTACACCAAGGGTGAAGACATCATGCTCGAGCATAATTACATCGGCATCTTACTAGAAGGAACTTTGAAGGCGGAGAACCAAAACAGCATCTTACCTCCAGGAGTGCTGCTGCCATCAAACATGGACCTGGAGTTACTTGGTCTGGAGTCTTCAG CTATGAACCGTATGGACAGTTGCTACTCAGCAGACAGCTATCAGGTGGAAGCCCAAGCTAGAGTTCTCATCTTCGAAGTAGGGAGGCTGTTCACGGAGGCCAATGGGCAGAGGAACCAGCCGGGTGGTAGCTTCTCTGCTGAAGCCTTGCAGCTCAGCGTGGaagaatccactggagaagaacaAGTCATCATTACCGTCGACTCTCCGAACAAGCTGCCCTTGGGTGATTCATCAGCTGGCTCATCATCTGGCGTGACGCGAGGCAGCTGA
- the LOC123148410 gene encoding sodium/hydrogen exchanger 8 isoform X1 codes for MALLLEAVLTVYRVCFLPSDGDRCRARRRRALCRRVPRAGRRLPPPPRRHARPLHHRPPCPRCRPRVISLTVWFVNTVQHPEYGTKDGLGKLGVGMRIWANINPDLLLAAFLPALLFESAFSMEAHQIKKCMAQMLLLAGPGVLMSTFLLGTALKLTSPYDWNWETSLLLGGLLSATDPVAVVAVLKELGTSKKLSTIIEGESLMNDGVSVVVYQLFLQMVLGRSFNTGSILMFLSEVSLGAVALGLAFAIISLLWLGFTFNDTILEMTLTLAVSYIAFYTVQDALKYSGILTVTALGMFYAAFAKTTFKGDNRRSLHDFWEIVAYIANTLIFILSGVIIADGVLRHNVHFERHGTSWGFLLLLYFYVQMARAAVVGALYLLLRYFGYGLDLKEAIIIVWSGLRGAVSLSLALSVKRASDTAQPFLKPEVGTMFVFFTGGIVFLTLILNGSTTQFLLHALGMDNLSVTKLRMLNYTRHEILNNTLEAFGDLKDDEELGPADWVTVKKYITGLSNLEDEHAHPHDDNHDHVHTMNLKDGRVRLLNGVQASYWAMLDQGQITQATANILMRSVDEAMDLVSSRPLCDWNSLQSSVHFPSYYRFLSASMLPQSFITYFTVQRLESGCYICAAFLRAHRTARRQLQDFLGDSEIAKIVIDESNAGGEEARKFLEEVGCTFPQLLCVLKTRQVTYAVLTHLSENVQNLWKTGLLEEKEMAHLDDAWQTDLKKLKRNPQLVKMPRVGDLLGTHPLVGMLPAAVRAPLLSNTKEKVKGHGAALYMEGSRATGIWIVSIGAVKWRSQRLSSRHSLHPIFPHGSTLGLYEVLTGKSCLCDMITDSLVRCFFIEAEKIDQLRWSDPSVEAFLWQESAAVIAKLLIPRVFEKMTMQETRLLVSTGSTMNLYTKGEDIMLEHNYIGILLEGTLKAENQNSILPPGVLLPSNMDLELLGLESSAMNRMDSCYSADSYQVEAQARVLIFEVGRLFTEANGQRNQPGGSFSAEALQLSVEESTGEEQVIITVDSPNKLPLGDSSAGSSSGVTRGS; via the exons ATGGCACTTCTTCTGGAAGCAGTACTGACAGTATATCGAGTCTGCTTCCTCCCTTCCGATGGCGACCGCTGCCGTGCCCGACGACGCCGTGCTCTTTGCCGGCGTGTCCCTCGTGCTGGGCGCCGCCTGCCGCCACCTCCTCGACGGCACGCGCGTCCCCTACACCATCGCCCTCCTTGTCCTCGGTGTCGCCCTAGGGTCATTAG TCTGACAGTTTGGTTTGTAAATACTGTTCAACATCCAGAGTACGGGACAAAAGACGGTCTAGGCAAACTTGGAGTTGGCATGCGTATCT GGGCTAACATAAATCCTGATCTTCTCCTGGCTGCTTTCCTTCCGGCCCTTTTGTTTGAGAGTGCCTTCTCAATGGAAGCACACCAGATAAAG AAATGCATGGCGCAGATGCTCTTACTTGCTGGTCCTGGTGTACTAATGTCAACATTTTTGCTTGGCACTGCTCTCAAG CTTACTTCTCCATATGATTGGAACTGGGAAACATCATTGTTGCTTGGTGGTCTGCTTAGTGCCACTGATCCTGTGGCCGTGGTTGCAGTTCTAAAAGAGCTTGGAACAAGTAAAAAGCTCAGTACGATTATTGAGGGAGAATCCTTGATGAACGATGG GGTTTCTGTTGTTGTCTATCAGTTATTCTTACAAATGGTGCTCGGAAGAAGCTTCAATACAGGGTCTATATTGATGTTCTTATCGGAAGTTTCACTTGGAGC TGTTGCTCTGGGCCTTGCATTTGCAATCATATCTTTACTATGGCTTGGCTTTACTTTCAATGATACAATCTTGGAGATGACGCTAACTCTTGCTGTCAGCTATATTGCTTTCTATACT GTGCAAGATGCACTGAAGTACTCTGGTATTTTGACCGTCACAGCTTTGGGAAT GTTCTATGCAGCTTTTGCAAAAACTACTTTTAAGGGCGACAATCGCCGAAGTTTGCATGATTTCTG GGAAATAGTTGCTTACATTGCGAACACACTTATTTTCATACTGAG TGGGGTTATTATTGCAGATGGCGTGCTAAGACATAATGTCCATTTTGAGAGGCACG GCACTTCATGGGGGTTTCTTCTTCTGCTCTATTTCTATGTACAAATGGCACGGGCTGCAGTTGTCGGTGCTCTGTATCTTTTGTTGCGCTACTTTGGGTATGGTTTGGACTTAAAAGAAGCCATAATTATTGTTTGGTCTGGGCTGCGAGGTGCTGTTTCCCTATCATTAGCGCTGTCTGTTAAA CGTGCTAGTGATACAGCTCAACCTTTTCTGAAACCAGAAGTCGGAACAATG TTTGTGTTCTTCACTGGCGGCATCGTGTTTCTGACACTAATATTGAATGGTTCTACCACACAATTTTTGTTGCACGCACTTGGTATGGACAACCTGTCAGTAACAAAG CTTCGCATGTTGAATTATACTAGACATGAAATTCTAAACAATACATTAGAAGCTTTTGGTGATCTCAAAGATGATGAGGAGCTTGGTCCTGCTGACTGGGTTACAGTTAAGAAATATATCACAGGCTTGAGTAACTTGGAAGATGAACATGCACATCCACATGATGACAATCATGATCACGTACATACCATGAATTTAAAGGATGGTCGAGTGCGTCTTTTGAATG GTGTGCAAGCCAGTTACTGGGCAATGCTTGACCAGGGACAGATAACTCAAGCTACAGCAAATATTTTGATGCGATCAGTTGATGAAGCTATGGATCTTGTTTCTAGCCGACCATTATGCGATTGGAACAGTTTGCAGTCCAGTGTCCATTTCCCAAGTTACTATAGGTTCCTTTCTGCAAGCATGTTACCACAAAGTTTTATCACATACTTCACAGTACAAAGATTGGAGTCAGGATGTTACATCTGTGCTGCATTTCTTCGTGCTCATAGAACTGCAAGGAGACAACTACAAGATTTTCTTG GTGATAGTGAGATTGCAAAAATTGTTATTGATGAAAGTAATGCTGGGGGAGAGGAAGCTAGGAAGTTCTTGGAAGAAGTTGGCTGTACATTCCCTCAG CTTCTTTGTGTGCTAAAGACTCGACAAGTAACATATGCTGTATTGACACACTTGAGTGAGAATGTTCAAAACCTATGGAAGACTGGGTTACTGGAAGAAAAAGAAATGGCACATCTGGATGATGCTTGGCAG ACAGACCTGAAGAAGCTTAAGAGGAATCCACAATTAGTGAAAATGCCAAGAGTTGGCGATCTTTTAGGCACTCATCCATTAGTCGGCATGCTGCCTGCTGCTGTGCGTGCTCCTTTGTTAAGCAATACAAAAGAAAAAGTAAAAGGGCATGGTGCAGCCCTATATATGGAAGGCTCAAGAGCAACTGGTATATGGATTGTTTCGATCGGAGCAGTAAAG TGGAGAAGTCAGAGGCTAAGCAGCAGGCATTCTTTGCACCCAATTTTCCCACATGGAAGCACTTTGGGTCTATACGAGGTGCTAACAGGAAAGTCTTGTCTCTGTGACATGATTACAGATTCTCTCGTGCGCTGTTTCTTTATTGAAGCtgaaaagatagatcaattgcGTTGGTCAGATCCTTCTGTTGAGGCTTTTCTGTGGCAG GAAAGTGCTGCAGTCATTGCTAAGCTCTTGATCCCACGTGTGTTCGAGAAAATGACAATGCAAGAGACGCGGCTTCTCGTCAGCACAGGATCTACTATGAACTTGTACACCAAGGGTGAAGACATCATGCTCGAGCATAATTACATCGGCATCTTACTAGAAGGAACTTTGAAGGCGGAGAACCAAAACAGCATCTTACCTCCAGGAGTGCTGCTGCCATCAAACATGGACCTGGAGTTACTTGGTCTGGAGTCTTCAG CTATGAACCGTATGGACAGTTGCTACTCAGCAGACAGCTATCAGGTGGAAGCCCAAGCTAGAGTTCTCATCTTCGAAGTAGGGAGGCTGTTCACGGAGGCCAATGGGCAGAGGAACCAGCCGGGTGGTAGCTTCTCTGCTGAAGCCTTGCAGCTCAGCGTGGaagaatccactggagaagaacaAGTCATCATTACCGTCGACTCTCCGAACAAGCTGCCCTTGGGTGATTCATCAGCTGGCTCATCATCTGGCGTGACGCGAGGCAGCTGA